The stretch of DNA CTCGATCTCCTCGGCGTCCTGAATTTCCTCGACGTGCAGTCCGATCTCAACCTCGGGGAAATCCATCAAGCCGACAGAGCCGTGAACAAACGAGGCGTCGGTCACGATCTCCTCGATTGAAAGCCCCTGATCTCGGAGGTACGCAACCGTCCCCGGCAATTCGCAGTCCGGCAGTCCGTCGACGCCGAAGGATTCTGCCCAATCGGAGGCGGAGTAATCCAGAACGCGCCGGGCAAATTCAGAGTCGGTCGCAACCAGCTCGAAGAAATCGCGGGCACTCAACTTCCCGCCGAAGATTTCAGAGACGTATTCAGTCGTCGGTTCCGCAGATTCGGTGTTGGGCACGTTTGCCATTTTCTATTCCTTCCCCTTTCGGGGAGGCCCCGCGGCGGGAGTCGAACCCGCCGCGTATCAATCGGCCCCTGATATTTCGGAGCCGGGGTTGCCTTTCGGGGCGGAGTTTCCTTTCGGGCACTCAACCAATCATAACGTCTACCGAAGTCGTGGCCTGCAATCAGGCCAAGCCCCGACCGGGGTGTGAATCCCGGCGGTCACTTTTCGGGGCGAGATATATTCCGGTGAGACTATCGCCGCTTAGCGGAGCCAGCCCGGATCGGAGCGGGCATTGTCCTGTTTGTCGTAGAACGCTTCCGCAATTGCCAGCTCAGTTTCGTGCTGGAGGTTCCACGTCATTTCTTCGCCGTAAATCGCCTTCGCGTCAGCCGCTTCAAGTTCGTAGCTCATTGGTCTGTTGGGTTTTGGTCTTAGGATTCGGGTTGATGATCGGTCGGTTCTTATTCGAGGTTCTTCAGGGCTTCCGCGGCGGCTTTGATTGCGTCGGCGGCGGCGGTGATCGCCTCGGCCTTCGCCATTTCAGCGGCGGCGGTCTCGTTGGTCGTGTCGGTCGTCTTGGGTTCAGGGGTAGGTTCGGGTTCGGTCTCCTCGAACATCGTTTCGTCCGTCTCGATTTCGGCCTGCTGTTGATGTCGGAGGCAGAAGCCGTGGTCTTTGGCTTCCGCGGTGCAGTCTTGGCCGGCCTTTTTACCCGATAGGTACACGCCGTTGCAGGTGTCGACGGGTTCGGGTTCGGGTTCCGGTTCCGGTTCCGGTTCGGGGGAGGGTTCGGGCGCGGCGTTCTCAACCGATCCCCCGAGGATTTCGTCTTTCACGATGCTTGGCAGTTTGAAGGCTTCAGCGACGAACAGCCGGTCGGAGTAGGTGTCGGTGATTCCGAGGGCTTTGATTTCGTCGTCGGTGATTTCGCGGGTTTCAACCGTCGTCGGGACTGGGTGGGCCAATTTGTAGGCCCGAAGATCGCCCTGATTCAGCGCCCGGAAGTTGTCTTGAATTTGGCGCTTCGCCCGCCGGGTTCGCATCGCCAGCCGCCCGACTTGCTGTTTCGCGCCCTTTCCGTCGACCGACTTCGCCAGCCGGTTGAGTAGCCATTCGGTGCCACACACAACGTTGTATGCGTCGCCAGCCGGGACGGCTTCAGGGAATTTCGCCTGAGCCTTTTTGAGCTGGACGTTTTCACGGGTTTGTTCGTCGTGGACGTTCGGGGAAGCCGCGGGTTCGGCGTTCTCGGTCGTTTCAACAGCCAGCAGGTTGTCGTATTTGGACATTAGTCACTTCTTGGGGTTTGGTCGTTCGGTGGTACGTCGGTCGTTTCCCCTGATTTTTCGGGGAAGCCCGCCGGGGGAATTGAACCCCCGTAAGTCCATTACGGGCCGATCCAGCCAGTCTCGAATTGGTTGCGCGGTCGTCAATTGGTCGCAACCGTCCGGGGCCGTGGCGCTTTGATTATGGCGTTTCACTAATCGCGGGTTTAGCTTCGCGTAGGGCTTTACGTCGCGTGTTACACTTCCCGTCGCCCGTTCGACTTGCCCCGGCCAACCCGGATTCACGTCGCGGCGCTTATTGGGAATTACTCACGCGCCCGGTGGTCGATCCCACCGTCGCCCCTCCTAATGCTGATTTAACTCGAAAATCGCTGTTTCCGTTCGGTTCGGGATTATTGACTCACGCGCTTTTGAACGTCTTACTGAGCTTGAACCTACTAAGGCTTCGAGAAATCTCCCGCTTTGGCGTATGTAGGCTCGGCGTATTCCAGCCGTTTTGATCCGACGACTCCCCCGGTGGGAAACCGTCCCACCGAGATATTCGCCGGCTTACTTCCCCGCCCGTCCTACGCGGGGGTTTTGTTCGGGGGCTTTTCACCCCGAACGCCACTCCGATTAGCTCGGTCGTCGTCCGGGGAGCCACCCCGGCCCGAGTTTCCCGAGCCACCGTCCCCCGCGGGGGCCTCGTCCGGTAAAGTCAACCGTTGCCCCCGAGGGGATAGCTGAGCAGATGTTGGGAGA from Haloplanus salinus encodes:
- a CDS encoding DUF5763 domain-containing protein, whose product is MSKYDNLLAVETTENAEPAASPNVHDEQTRENVQLKKAQAKFPEAVPAGDAYNVVCGTEWLLNRLAKSVDGKGAKQQVGRLAMRTRRAKRQIQDNFRALNQGDLRAYKLAHPVPTTVETREITDDEIKALGITDTYSDRLFVAEAFKLPSIVKDEILGGSVENAAPEPSPEPEPEPEPEPEPVDTCNGVYLSGKKAGQDCTAEAKDHGFCLRHQQQAEIETDETMFEETEPEPTPEPKTTDTTNETAAAEMAKAEAITAAADAIKAAAEALKNLE